The sequence ATTATCGTTTATCAAGAGCAAATCATGAAAATTGCTCAAGATTTAGCTGGATATTCTTTGGGACAAGCGGATTTATTAAGGAGGGCGATGGGGAAGAAGAAATCTGAAGAAATGCAGAAGCAAAGAGAAACTTTTATTGATGGTGCTACTAACAATGGAGTCCATAAAAGAATTGCGGAAGCACTCTTCGATCAAATGGTTTTGTTCGCTGAATATTGCTTTAATAAATCCCATTCCACTGCATACGCTTACGTCACGTATCAAACCGCTTTTCTCAAAGCAAATTATCCTGAAGAATACATGGCATCGCTATTAACAGCGAACAGCGATGACCAAGATAAAGTGAAAAAATATATCGCCAACTGTCAAGATTTAGGAATTACTGTAGAAGGGCCAGATATTAATCGTTCTCAGGTGAATTTTACTCCATCTCCGAAAAAAATCCTGTTCGGACTATCAGCTGTGAAAAATGTGGGCAGTGGGGCAATTGAAAATATTTTGGCAGCGCGTCAAGAAGGGGGTAAATTTAAAGATTTGGCTGATTTATGCGATCGCATAAATTTACACACCGTTAACAGTCGTGCTTTAGAAGCATTAATTAGATGCGGTGCTTTGGACGGTATTAATCCCAACCGCAAACAATTGATCGAACATCTACCATTAGTAGTAAGTTGGGCGCAGAAAAGTAAAGAAACTTCCGATCAACCTACTTTATTTGATTTGGGAAGTGTCAGAAGTCCCGCACCTCAAGCACCACAGGCGGCAGACTTTACGCCGGAAGAAAAATTGCAATTTGAGAAAGAATTGTTAGGTTTTTACGTTTCTGCCCATCCGCTTAAGTATGCGGAAAAAGTCGCAAAAATCCTAGACATTGAAGTAATTAATCTCAGTCAATTGGAGGAACAAAAGCAGCGGAAATTTATCAACGTAATCGTGATGATGACTGAAATCAAACAAGTGATCACTAAAAAAGGCGATCGCATGGCAATTTTACAAGTAGAAGACCTCACTGGTAAAGCCAAAGCGATCGTTTTTCCCAAAAATTACGAAGCAGTTAACTCATACCTAGTTACCGATAATCCAGTCATCTTAAAAGCTAAAGTAGACAAAGACAAGCAAGAAGAACAAAATCAGCTAATCGTCGAAGAAATCAAACCAATTGACGGAGAAGATTTGGCAAAGGCGGAACAAATGACCCCCGTCGAAAATGATTTAGATTTAGAAACGATCGTACTGCTACAATTAAAACTAGAACAGATTAGCGATGAAACAAAACTCAAAAATTTGAAAGCTTCTCTGGAAGAAGGTTCTGGTAACGATGAAGCCAGATTTCCAGTTATGGCAATTGTCGTAGGCGAAAATAGCCGTCAACTAGTCCGCTTCGGTCAAGATTTTTGGGTACAAGACCCCGAACAAACGGTTTCTCGACTGAATAATGCCGGATTTACGGCTTACATCCAACCTACCGTTAATTTACTCAACTAAGCCAAATTTTAATCGTTTTATCGGAACTGCCGCTGACTAAAATTTGGCCATCTGCACTGATGGCCAGTGCATTTACTTGATTGGTATGGTCAGTTAAGGTTTCTACTTCTTCTCCCGTCGCAATTCGCCAAACTTTAATCATTTTATCGTTGCCGGCGCTAATCATCGTTTGTCCGTCAGGATGAATTACTAAAGCATTGATTGGCGCGGAATGACCGGAAAAAGTGCGAACTAATTCAGCTTTTTCCACACTCCAAAGTTTGATGTTTTTATCTTTGCTAGCACTGGCTAAATACTTGCCATCGGGGGTAAAAGCAATTGCATGAATCGAATTGAAGTGACCGCTGAGAGTAGCGATCGATTCTCCCTTTACCATATTCCACAGCTTGATTTGATTATCAAGTCCTCCGCTAGCAAGGGTTTTGCCATCCGGACTAATCGCTACAGCTTTAATCATGCCACCTACCCCAACTAAATTGCGAAGTAGCGATCCGTTTCTCACTCGCCAGATTTTGATCGTCCGGTCTTCACTGCCACTGGCTAAAATTTGCCCGTCTTTACTGAGGGAAACGGAAGTAACATCTCTACTATGTTCTCCTAATGTATAAAGTACTCTGCCATTAAAAATACTCCAAACTCTTACTTTGTCGTCATCGCTGCCACTAACTAAAATTTGGCTATCGGGAGTAATTGCCAGGGAATTCACGGCTCTAAATTGTCCGGTAATATTTTGCAATAATTCCCCTGTTTGGGCATTCCAAATTTTAATCGTATCGTCTAAAGCACCGCTAGCAATTATTTGCTTATTCGGACTTATCGCTACTGACACGATCCAAGATGTATGTCCGGTCAGAGTATTAATACACTTCCAACCTTTCTGATTTTTTGACTTTAAAAAAACCGAAGGAGAAACTGGTACTTTTGAAGCGACGTTTCTAGAAATAGGAGGTTGAGAAGCTGCCGGTTTAGAAGTAATATTATTAAATTGTTTAGAGGTAACATTATTAGGAATACCCGGTTGAACGGGTGGCGTCTTCATCCCAGCAGGAGGCATTCCCATCGGTGGTTTGGTCGTAGGTTTAGCAGGAATTGAAATCGGCGGTGCATCTGAAACGACATTCAAATCTTTGAGGACTTCTTCCGCTGATTGATAGCGTTCGATCACCCAATCTTTCAGCATTTTGTTGATGATATTAGCTAAGCGATCGCTAACGTTAATTCCTCTTTTCTTCAGGTGTTCTTGCCAAATCCAAGTACCATCGAGGGGATTATATAAATGATCGGGTTTAGTTTGAGTCATTAAGAAAATGCAGGTTGCGCCCAAACTATAGAGATCGCTGGCGGGATACACTTGACCGTTCCGCAATTGTTCGATCGGTGCATATCCTTCCGTACCAATTCGGGTGCCAGTTTGCGCTGCCGAAGCTTCTGTTAGTTGTTTGGCAATTCCAAAATCAATTAGTACTAATCTTCCATCAATCTGGCGGCGAATTACATTGGCTGGCGTAATATCCCGGTGAATTACTTTACGATCGTGAATAAACTTTAAAACTGGTAGCAACCCTAATAATATTTCCTTTATTTTCTCTTCGTTAAAAGGCCCTTGTTGTTGCAATTCTTGATATAAATTTTGCCCTTCTATAAATTGCTGTACTAAATAAAGGTGTCGATCGTGCTCGAAATAAGCTAACAGGGTAGGAATTTGGGGATGTTCTCCCAGTTGATGCAGCCTAACTGCTTCTTGATTGAATAAAGATACTGCCTTTTCTAAAGATTTCGTTCCTTGTGTTTGGGGGGAAAATTGCTTAATTACGCAATTTGTTTGCAGCATATCTTCATCTGCTGCTAAGTATGTTTTACCAAATCCACCCTGACCGAGGGGGCGAATTACTCGATAGCGGTTTCTCAGCAATCGTTCCAGTTTCGTACCGCAGCTTTGGCAATACTCTACATCAACAGGATTTAGGGGTTGTTGGCAATGGGGATTAATACAACAAATCATAGTAACAACGGTAGCGCACGTTATATTTCTATTTTCTATCTTAGGGATGATATCCTTGTTTTCTGTAACGTTAAGATTTCCGCATTTTGACTTGTCTGAAAGGGAAGTTGATGAAAGTTCCCTCTTTTGAATAGCCTAAAAGCTTTTTCAATTTTCCGGGCGAATCTAAAAAGTAAAAAAACTTAACTTAAGTGCTGAATAATATGTTGATAAAGTAAACCCTCTAGCGAGTGATTCAATGTAAATGCACCCGATCACTCCGATCGGATTGTTTGTTTGAGCGATCGCCTACTTGAGATTACCGCTTGCCTGAAGCCTAGCACGACTAAAATATTTGCCAGGGTGAGAAATATTTCCGCACTGCCGTGCAGCCAATCTACATTTGCTAAAGACTCCTGGTAGTGTATTTTGGCGTAAATCCCTGCCGGAATGGTAACGGCAACGAACACCAGTGTCATGTAAAATCCGATTAATGCTAATTTCGGTGCTTTTCCCGAACGAGTGAGAAACCACAAAAATCCCAAGTAAGGAAATAGAGATACGGCAAACAAAGTTTCGTTAGAAATCATCTTTTATTTTTCGATCGATCCTGAATTATTTTGTTCCATTGGTGCGGTATTATTACTAGACCGAGCAGAATACCAAATCCACCAAGCAGACGCACATAAAGTAAAATTGCCTAAAACCGTCATCCCCGCTTGCAAGGTAACTAACCATGCCAGGGATGCTGGATTATCGAAAAAGTGCCAGGTACAGGCACACATAGCGCTAATTAAAGCGGGTAACATCGCGAAGGATAAAGTATACCATGCTCTGTTGCCGCTCGCGTCAGCGTAAAGCGAAATGAACCAAATAGCGGCAATCCATTCGATAACGCTGGAAATATGTACGATCCAAGTGGGAATTGATAGGGCGTGCATTAATAGTAAGAGAGAATAGATATTGTTAATTGAACTATGAAAAGTTAAGGCCGATCTATTTTAGATTGAAAAATTAATCTCTGGGTTGAATTATAGTGGGTCGAGAGCGGGCAGATTTACTTCGATCTCGACTGCTGAAATTGGATGAGTTAAGCCACTTTGCTCTCAGTCATTTTTTGCTGGTTCCTTAGTTAACTTAATTAATTTTATGATGCTTTGGGGCAGTGGAGCGATCGTATTGCTGCCTGACCTGTTTTTGGACTGATACCAAATCCGAGTCTACTACCCCCTTTCCCCTTTCCCTTTTACTGGCAGGAAGTTCAGAGGCAGAGGCAGTAATTTTTTAGGGATAAATGAAAAAAATTTTCTACGAACGACCTCAAAAGTTAATTCGCTACGCCAGTCTTGAGTTTTGATTTGCGATCGCTTATTTAATTCATCTTTGAGATAAGGTAAAAGGCTCCCCTGGAAGAGAGCCAAAGCTTAAGTTAGCTTTTCACTCCCTACTTCTATATAAGAAACCGCCTTTCTATTTAATATAAATCCAATAAATTTTTAACTGCTGTTTCTTCTCAGCAAGTCGAAAGACCTGCCTAAAAATTACATTTTCCGTAGAAAAGATTAGCTAAAGTGAGAGCGAGTAAAAATTCAGTAAAGGCTCGGCTCAAAATTTATCTGGCAATACAACATTGAGCAATATGTATTTTAGATGGAGTTAGTTTATGGGTTTTACTCCATCTGCTTATAATTTTATTTCCCGCTCGCGATCGTAACGAGTAGATATTTAAAAAAAATTGGCAAAATCAAAACTTTGATTGACTTAAGGGTGTTTTTAATTCAGGCTGGATATATGGTTAATTCGCTAGGATTATCTAATCTGATTTGAGCGTAAATTCCTTCCGCACCTTCCTGATTTAAATCTTCTATATAACCATTTTGTGCGAGTTCAGCTTCTTTCCAAGTATCGAAAGGCCCGAAGTAGTAAATGCAGTAAGGACGATTGGTAATAACTTGTAACCACCAAGCCAATTTACTATTTTTCCCGTTTTGCATAAAGTCCTTGCGATCGCTGTAATTTTGTATTGGTTCGGGATGACGTTCAGAAAACATGACTGCTTTTAAATTAGTATAGTTATGTTACCTTGACAATTGTGCCTGAGCCAGGGATGAAAAACTGCTATCCGGAACACATTTGAGAAACAACATGAGACAGATTAGAGCGGTTTTATGTGGCTACTATGGCAAGGGTAATGGAGGTGATGAAGCATTATTAGCTTCGCTGCTGCAAATGTTACCTCAGAATGTAGCGCCATTAGTTCTTTCTGGCAACCCAGCACAAACTAAAGAGCGCTACCAAGTGGAAAGCTGCGATCGCATGGCACCAACCCAAGTTCTCAAAGCTTTACGCCAATCGGAGGTACTCATTTGGGGTGGTGGAAGCCTCATACAAGATGTGACCAGTGCTGCCAGTCCGATTTACTACGGCGGATTAATGGGATTAGCTCAGCAATTTGGCTTGAAAACTATTGCTTGGGCGCAAGGCGTCGGTCCTCTCAAACGCCGTCTGACTCGTTCCCTTGCCAGACGAGTATTTACTAGTTGCAGCGCGGTCAGCGTGCGCGATCGGGGTTCGGCTAGCTTACTCTCTGATTGGCAAGTTCCCTGTACCCTGGCACCCGATCCGGTGTGGGCGCTAGACTCCAAGCCAGTCGAGGGTCTTTGGGATTTACCAGCACCGCGAGTGGCGGTTACTTTGAGATCGCATCCCCAACTCACTTCCACTCGATTAGCTAACTTAACTCGCGCTTTAATTAACTTTCAAAAAGCTACTCAAAGCCATATTTTATTAGTGCCTTTTCAGCAATCTCAAGATTTAGAAATTGCTCGATCGATTCACTCTCAACTTGAGGGAGATAGCCATATTATTTCCTTAGAAAATCCCCAACAGTTAAAGGGTTTATTTCGGGGAGTGGAAATGGCGATCGGTATGCGATTGCACAGCCTAATTATGGCAGCAGCCGAAGGCTCTCGTTGTTTTGCTATCAGCTACGACCCGAAAGTTAGTCAATTAATGCAAGAATTGTCTATGCCGGGATGGGAGTTAAATCAATTACCAGATGACCCTGATTTACTTTGCCAAACTTGGTTGGATTATTACGCCAATGGTGAAGCTTTGTCATCTAGCCAAATTCAATCATTGGTAGACCGAGCATTGATTCATCGCGATTTGTTAAAGCAAGCTTTGGTGGAGAGCTAGAGGTGAGTAATCAGGCTGAAGGTTAAAGGAACAAGCTTGTACGATCGGCTTTTTCACTTTTTCTTTTTCTACTGGTGAGTTTTTCCACTACTCTCCTCTGAAGCGAAGGAAAAAGGGAAACATCGATCCCAGCGCGAGTCTGAGAATTTATATAAGTAAAAGCAATTGTTGGGAAGCTTTAGTTTGCTAGTTTGAATAAAAGCTAGTTTTGTCAAGAAAAATCAAATCCCAATAGTTGCAAATAAATCTCATTTAATTGACGAAATTACGCCACTTGACAGGTTTTGACGAAAAATGTTAAAAATATGTCAAGTGATAAATTAGGCATATTATAATTATATAGATAGTAGAGGTAACCGAGTAAAAAACAATAAATATAGAACTGGAGAGCAATAGAGCCGAAAAGTTAAAAATCGAACCGAAAAAATCTGTCAAAGCAACGAAGCTCGATCGCCCTAGCCCGAATCATCAGTTTTTGACCGGGGTAATCAACCTAAGTACAACTTCATATTGACAAATCTATATAATTGTGAAAAAGAAAGTTGGTTGCCATCATAAAAGCTGTACTACCGCAGCAGAGTTTTTTTGGGTAAACGCCAAAACAAAAGCTACAGATCTGAGGTAGGCTATTGACTGACTAGGCGACCAGTACGAGCGAAGGATTCCCGAACTCTCTCAAGTAAACCGATGAGTGAAGCCCAAAATCAACAAGGCCAAGCCCTACCCGATCCGATCGATTCTCTGAATGGCGTGGAGTCGGTGCAAGCTGAATCTGGCTCTGAAATCACAGAAATTACCAAAGATGCGATCGCCACACCAGCCACATCAGCCCAAGCGCAACCAACAGTTTTCCCGATCGAGGAAAAACAGCCGACTCCCGAACCATTACCAGATCTATTACCAGATCCGATAGAAAGCAATGAAACAGATGAATTCCTGCTTAGTTTGCATGACGAAAATCTGGCAGTTGCTGAATTAGCCGAAGCTCTAGCTTGGCAATCGGATACCGACGTAGCCGAACTAGTTACTTTAAGCGAAGCACTCAGAAATCAAAATAACGAGCTAATGGAACACGTAGAGCAATTAGAGAAACTGCTCGACGAATGCCATACTGCCTTGCAGTCTCAGATCGAGCGAACTCAAACCGCAGAAGCCAGAGTAGCTCAACAAGCTAGCGAACTACAAACAACGCAAGAACAAATCACCCGCGTATTCGGCGAATTAGAAGCATCCCAACAAATTGCCCACCGCCAGCAAATTTTAATCGAAACCTTAACCCAGCAACTACAGGGCAGCCAAGAAAGAGTAGCTCAACTCGAACGGCAATGCGCTTTAGTTCAGCAACGCTACAACGAACAAACACAGATACTTCTCAAAAGCGAAACTACCTGCCAAGAATTGCAAGACCGACTGCAAAGACAGC comes from Leptolyngbyaceae cyanobacterium and encodes:
- a CDS encoding WD40 repeat domain-containing serine/threonine-protein kinase; translated protein: MICCINPHCQQPLNPVDVEYCQSCGTKLERLLRNRYRVIRPLGQGGFGKTYLAADEDMLQTNCVIKQFSPQTQGTKSLEKAVSLFNQEAVRLHQLGEHPQIPTLLAYFEHDRHLYLVQQFIEGQNLYQELQQQGPFNEEKIKEILLGLLPVLKFIHDRKVIHRDITPANVIRRQIDGRLVLIDFGIAKQLTEASAAQTGTRIGTEGYAPIEQLRNGQVYPASDLYSLGATCIFLMTQTKPDHLYNPLDGTWIWQEHLKKRGINVSDRLANIINKMLKDWVIERYQSAEEVLKDLNVVSDAPPISIPAKPTTKPPMGMPPAGMKTPPVQPGIPNNVTSKQFNNITSKPAASQPPISRNVASKVPVSPSVFLKSKNQKGWKCINTLTGHTSWIVSVAISPNKQIIASGALDDTIKIWNAQTGELLQNITGQFRAVNSLAITPDSQILVSGSDDDKVRVWSIFNGRVLYTLGEHSRDVTSVSLSKDGQILASGSEDRTIKIWRVRNGSLLRNLVGVGGMIKAVAISPDGKTLASGGLDNQIKLWNMVKGESIATLSGHFNSIHAIAFTPDGKYLASASKDKNIKLWSVEKAELVRTFSGHSAPINALVIHPDGQTMISAGNDKMIKVWRIATGEEVETLTDHTNQVNALAISADGQILVSGSSDKTIKIWLS
- a CDS encoding DUF3593 domain-containing protein; the encoded protein is MISNETLFAVSLFPYLGFLWFLTRSGKAPKLALIGFYMTLVFVAVTIPAGIYAKIHYQESLANVDWLHGSAEIFLTLANILVVLGFRQAVISSRRSLKQTIRSE
- a CDS encoding DUF2499 domain-containing protein, which produces MHALSIPTWIVHISSVIEWIAAIWFISLYADASGNRAWYTLSFAMLPALISAMCACTWHFFDNPASLAWLVTLQAGMTVLGNFTLCASAWWIWYSARSSNNTAPMEQNNSGSIEK
- a CDS encoding DUF1816 domain-containing protein, which codes for MFSERHPEPIQNYSDRKDFMQNGKNSKLAWWLQVITNRPYCIYYFGPFDTWKEAELAQNGYIEDLNQEGAEGIYAQIRLDNPSELTIYPA
- the csaB gene encoding polysaccharide pyruvyl transferase CsaB; translation: MRQIRAVLCGYYGKGNGGDEALLASLLQMLPQNVAPLVLSGNPAQTKERYQVESCDRMAPTQVLKALRQSEVLIWGGGSLIQDVTSAASPIYYGGLMGLAQQFGLKTIAWAQGVGPLKRRLTRSLARRVFTSCSAVSVRDRGSASLLSDWQVPCTLAPDPVWALDSKPVEGLWDLPAPRVAVTLRSHPQLTSTRLANLTRALINFQKATQSHILLVPFQQSQDLEIARSIHSQLEGDSHIISLENPQQLKGLFRGVEMAIGMRLHSLIMAAAEGSRCFAISYDPKVSQLMQELSMPGWELNQLPDDPDLLCQTWLDYYANGEALSSSQIQSLVDRALIHRDLLKQALVES